The sequence below is a genomic window from Streptosporangium lutulentum.
TCGGTTGTGGGTTCGGCCGGCGGCCGCCGGTCGGGTTCGGTCACCGGTGGCCGCCGGGCCACCCGGGCCGGGATCCGGCAGGGCCATGCGGCGGAGCCGGTCGATCCCCCACACAGGGGGAACGGTCAGGTCTGCGGCGGGAGTTCCCCCTGGACAGCCTGGATGTCCAGCTCGACCCTCAGGGTGGCGCCGATCAGTGAGATGCCCGCCTGCACCACCTGGTTGTAGTTCATCGCGAAATCCTCGCGGCGCAACTCGGTGACGGCACGGAACGCGGCACGCAGGCCACCCCAAGGGTCGGGGCTCGTGCCGAGATAGGTCAGGTCGAGATCGACCGACCGCGTGATGCCACTCATGGTCAGGACACCGTACAACGTCCACCGGTCCGGGCCCGCGGCCGACAGCCCGATGCTCCGGTAGGAGATCGTCGGATGCGACTCGACACCGAGGAAGTCCGACGAGCGCAGGTGGTCGTCGCGCGTGCCGTTGCCCGTGTCGATCGACGTCGCGTCGATCTCGGCCACGACGCCGGACGCCTCGGCGGTCGCGCCGACGTCGATCCGGCCGGAGAACGCGGAGAACCGTCCCTGCACGCTGGACAGCCCGAGGTGCTGCGCGACCGCGGACACCTTCGAGTGGGCGGGGTCGACGGTCCACACGCCGGGCGGCGGGAGCTCCACGCCGCCCTGCCGCGCGAGCACGAGAGTGCCCAGCTCGGCGGTGCCGGAGGCGGTCGCGATCGCCGTCGACGCGATGGGCGAGTACCCGGCCGCGGTGACGACGACGGTGTAGACGCCGGGAGCCAGCGGGGCGGTCAGCACCGCGCCCTCGGCGTCCGCCTCGGCCCGCAGGACCTGCCCGCCGTGCGTGTCGGTCACGGTGACGATCGCGTGCCGTACCGCCCAGCCGTCTTTCGTTCGCACCAGGGCATGCAGGCCGCGCCGCTCCGAGGGGGCGCTTTCGGGGGCCTGAGGGCTGGTGTACATGATGATCCTGCTTTCACTCGCTTACTGGGTGGCTGTGCACGGCGTACCGGACGCCTCGTAGCCGGGCACGGGTGCCGGGCCACCGGGTGTCCGGTTCGCGCTCCCGCCTGACGCCGGACCCCGCCGGGCCGATCCCTCTCGCGTGGGCGCGGCCCGGCGTATCCGACGTCATTCCGAATGACCGAGCCAGAGGTCTTGCCCGTCGTCACCCTGACCGGTCAGGCTGAGGGTGCTCGCCACGGGCGGGTACCCGGTGGCGATGACGGTGTACTGGCCGCCCGTGAGGTCGGCGAAGGCGTACTCCCCGTCCGTCCCGGTCGTCGCCGTGCCGACGACGTTGCCCGCCGCGTCGAGCAGCGTGACCCGGGCGTCGGCGAGCGGGCCGTCCCCGTTCTTGACCCGGATCGTGCCGCGGATCCGGGCGCCGGGCAGCAGTTCGACGTCCTGCGTGGTCTGGCCGGTTCCGACCTCGACCGGCACCGCCGCGGGACGGTGGGCGCCGGCGCTGACCGCGAGGGTGTAGGTGCCCGCGACGACCCCACTGAAGGCGAAGGCGCCGTTCACGCCGGTCACGCCGGTGGTGACCACCTCGCCGCGAACGTCCGTCACGATGACCATCGCCTGGGCGACCGGTGCGCCGTTCACGTCACGGACGGTGCCGGTGAGCTTGCCGGAGCCCGTGAGCATCAGGTCGAAATTCAGCGGCTTGTCGCCGACGACCAGGGTCGCGACCTGAGGGTCGTGCTCCCCGGCGGAGGCGATCAGGACGTAGGTGCCGCTGCCGGGAGTCCGCAGGCTGTACGCGCCGTCGGCCTGTGCGACCGCCCGGCCGATCTGGTGGCCTCCCACATCGATCAGGGTGAGGGTGGCGTGGCCCACCGGAGTTCCGTTGTCGTCGCGGATGAAGCCGCGGATCCCGCTGCCGCCGTTTCCGTTCTGCGGTTCCGCCGCGTACGCCATGCCCTGGGTCAGGTCCTGGGCCGTCATGCCGGGGGCCGCCAGACCTCGTGCCGCCAGGCCCGGGGTCTGCATGCCCTGGGGGGCCGGGGTCTGGGCGGCGGCGAAACCGTTGAAGCCGTTCTGATGGCCGGGGCCCGTGGGCACCGGCTCCCGCGGGTCGCGGCCGGCGTGGCCGGCGTGGCGGCCGGGGGTCGCACCGTTGGTCGCACCGTTGACGGAGGGCGCGCCGGCGTCAGCGGGGAGCGGCTCGCTGTTGGAGGTCCGCAGCGGGACCTCCCTGATGAAGAGCACGACGATCAGCGCGAGAAGCGCCAGGGGCGAGCCGTACAGGAACACGTCTCCGACACCGTGGCCGAACGCGTCCTGGACGACCCCGCGGATCGGAACGGGCAGCGCGGAGAGCTTCGGGATCGAGCCGTCGTTCGCGGTACCGCCCTGGATGCCCAGCGCGGCCATGCCGTCCGAGGTGTACTGGGCGACCCGGTTGGCCAGCAGGGCGCCGAGCGCCGCCACGCCGGCCGTGCCGCCGAGCGTGCGGAAGAACGTGACCACCGAGCTGGCGGTGCCCAGCTCCTGGACGCGCACCTGGTTCTGCACGGACAGGACGAGGTTCTGCATGGTCATGCCGACGCCTGAGCCGATGAGGAACATGTAGATCGCGATCTGCCAGTAGTCGGTGTCGGCGCGCAGCGTCGCACCGGTGAGGATGAACCCGGCGGTGAGGGCGACGTTGCCGATGATCAGGAAGATCTTCCAGCGGCCGGTACGGCTGATGATCTGCCCCACGATCGCCGACGACAGAGCCAGCCCGAGGATCATGGGCAGGGTCATGATCCCGGCCATCGTGGGCGTCTCGTTGCGGGCCAGCTGGAAGTACTGGCTGAGGAACGTCGTGACGCCGTACATCCCGACGCCGACGAGCAGGCTGGCCACCACGGCCAGGGTGATCGCCCTGTTGCGGAACAGGCGCAGCGGGACGATGGGTTCGGCGGCCCTCATCTCCACGAGGATGAAGAGCAGCGCCAGCACGATCGCGCCGCCGACCATCGCACCGGTCTGCCATGACAGCCAGTCGTACTTGGTTCCGGCGAAGGAGACCCAGATCAGGATCAGCGAGGTCGCGGCGGAGATCAGTACGGCGCCGCCCCAGTCGATCTTGACCTCGCGCTTGATCACCGGGATTCTGAGGGTCCGCTGCAGGACGATCAGCGCCAGGATGGCGAAGGGCACGCCGACGTAGAAGCACCAGCGCCAGCCGAGCCACGAGGTGTCCACGATGACGCCGCCGATCAGCGGCCCGGCGACGGTGGCGAGGGCGAAGACCGCGCCGAGGTAGCCGGAGTAGCGGCCCCGCTCACGCGGCGAGATCATCGCCGCCATGATGACCTGGACCAGGGCGGTGAGGCCGCCGGCGCCGAGGCCCTGGATGACCCGGGCCGCGATGAGCATGCCGGGGTTCTGGGAGAGACCGGCGATCGCCGAGCCGATCACGAAGATGATCAGGCCGAGCTGGACCAGGAGCTTCTTGCTCACCAGGTCGGCGAGCTTGCCCCAGATGGGGGTGGAGACGGTGGTCGCGAGCAGGGTCGAGGTGAT
It includes:
- a CDS encoding YceI family protein, with product MYTSPQAPESAPSERRGLHALVRTKDGWAVRHAIVTVTDTHGGQVLRAEADAEGAVLTAPLAPGVYTVVVTAAGYSPIASTAIATASGTAELGTLVLARQGGVELPPPGVWTVDPAHSKVSAVAQHLGLSSVQGRFSAFSGRIDVGATAEASGVVAEIDATSIDTGNGTRDDHLRSSDFLGVESHPTISYRSIGLSAAGPDRWTLYGVLTMSGITRSVDLDLTYLGTSPDPWGGLRAAFRAVTELRREDFAMNYNQVVQAGISLIGATLRVELDIQAVQGELPPQT
- a CDS encoding MFS transporter; amino-acid sequence: MTHRQILEALSGLLLGLFVAILSSTVVSNALPTIITDLHAGETTYTWVITSTLLATTVSTPIWGKLADLVSKKLLVQLGLIIFVIGSAIAGLSQNPGMLIAARVIQGLGAGGLTALVQVIMAAMISPRERGRYSGYLGAVFALATVAGPLIGGVIVDTSWLGWRWCFYVGVPFAILALIVLQRTLRIPVIKREVKIDWGGAVLISAATSLILIWVSFAGTKYDWLSWQTGAMVGGAIVLALLFILVEMRAAEPIVPLRLFRNRAITLAVVASLLVGVGMYGVTTFLSQYFQLARNETPTMAGIMTLPMILGLALSSAIVGQIISRTGRWKIFLIIGNVALTAGFILTGATLRADTDYWQIAIYMFLIGSGVGMTMQNLVLSVQNQVRVQELGTASSVVTFFRTLGGTAGVAALGALLANRVAQYTSDGMAALGIQGGTANDGSIPKLSALPVPIRGVVQDAFGHGVGDVFLYGSPLALLALIVVLFIREVPLRTSNSEPLPADAGAPSVNGATNGATPGRHAGHAGRDPREPVPTGPGHQNGFNGFAAAQTPAPQGMQTPGLAARGLAAPGMTAQDLTQGMAYAAEPQNGNGGSGIRGFIRDDNGTPVGHATLTLIDVGGHQIGRAVAQADGAYSLRTPGSGTYVLIASAGEHDPQVATLVVGDKPLNFDLMLTGSGKLTGTVRDVNGAPVAQAMVIVTDVRGEVVTTGVTGVNGAFAFSGVVAGTYTLAVSAGAHRPAAVPVEVGTGQTTQDVELLPGARIRGTIRVKNGDGPLADARVTLLDAAGNVVGTATTGTDGEYAFADLTGGQYTVIATGYPPVASTLSLTGQGDDGQDLWLGHSE